The sequence TATTGTGAGCCAAGAGCGACGTACAAACCGACGCTGTTCAGCGTAACGTACGGTCCGTCTTCCTGTGTGATGTGCAGTAGCGCAGGCTGCATGTGCTGATCGATGTGCACGGCCATGGCGTCAGGTGTGATAGATCTGTTAAGCTGTGACACCAGATGAATACGTACGCCCGACCTGATCCATCTCAAGAAAGACGAATACACCTGACGATCCAAGTTGATCGGAGGACGAAACCTTCGATCTCGACACTAATCAACCATGcatgatattatcttttataGTTGGACCGCCAAATTTGCATTGAGAAGTGAGAtttcttttatagaaaaaaatacatcttTTGTTTAAAATGGTTGAGTTCAGGATGAAAACACACACAAGAAACTCAAAACCCAAAAGAAATTGAATGTTCAGGTCTTATTTGGAACACgggaaactgaaaataaaatgaTCAGAAAAGGAGACACATATTAACAAGTAAAAATCTTTGATGCAAACAAGTAAATTGGTGCAAATGTGCAAATAACAAATAGCGTCCATCCAATCTCCATTCGAAGGCTACAGtcgattaaaaaaaatctttgatgCAAATAAACAAATAGGTGCAAACAACGAATATCATCCATCCCAATGTCCGATCCACATCGATGGCTGCGACCACACTTCCACTTCCCTGTGTTAAACTTTGGATTTTCAGAGGACTTTCCTCTAAAAACCGGAGAGTTAAAGTTTAGCAGGCCGAATAGCACAAGAAGTGGTTCCTATGTAAGATAACTGCACAGGTGACTTTGTCTCTAATATATAAGACTCAATCTACTCACGTGTCAACTGCTTGtcacgagaaatctatttatttaaatttttaataaaaaaatataaaataaaaaactctccCTTCTATAGCGCAATGCGGGCCTCGCAAGACTCGAGACGGCCCATAGTGTTAGGCCGGCCCGCCTGACCAACCCATGCGTtaccggcggcggcgatggtcacccttccccttcccctccgaACCGAACTCCGACATACCAGCGATTCGACCGGCGACAGTCAGTAGCCTCGCCGGGATCGGGGGCCCAGGATGGCAGCCAACTTCTGGACGTCGTCGCACTAGTAAGGCTCCGACCCCCGTATCTCGATCGATCCCCGTTCCCGCCTCTCGATTTGGCTCTGCGTCAGCCTGAGCTGCTGACTGCGTGGGGCGTTGTGTTGGGTTGTGCAGCAAGCAGCTGCGGGACCCGGAGGATGTGGACGTGGTGCCGGCGGCGGACCGGGAGCGGGGCATCACGCCAGAGGAGTTCCGCCTCGTCAAGATCCACATGTCCTTCcgtgagctcctcctcctcctcctgcgctTTTCCTGACCCCGTGCTATAGCGTTTTCCCGATGCGAATTAGTTTTAGCTTCTTAGCCCGCTGTGCACGACTTGACTGCCTCTGGGATAGATTTTTGGGATTGGGGAATTGTTGATAGGTAGAATAAAGGATTAAGTGTTTTTGAGAAGCACAAAAGTTTCACCAAGCTCAGAGTGCGCTGTTAAATGTTAAAAGTGGGAATTTTTATGGCCTTAGGTGTGTCAAATGTGGACCGATTTGATGTTCGAACACTCAGATGTTTTCTGCAACTGTGACAAATTGACTTGGTGCACATGTAATTATACCCACGGGCATACTGCGCCATATGCCTTTGTATCATACAATTTTCTGTTATGCGATGGTCAAACAGTTGCCTACAAGGGGAGGAAAATGATGGTTTGCTCTTTGTTTTACTTTGCTGATTTCAAACAAACAGATTGATCCGATTAAAAAAAAGGTTCATCTCTTTGTTTATGCTATATCAATTTTTGGTGACGGCAAGGTTGGCAATCCTAGCTTCCATTAATTGGCTCAATCCTAGTTCATAGTGTTAGTGTAGGTGTTAAATTGGACTCCAAGATTTTAAGGAAATTAAGCGCACAATTCATTTCcttccatttgcagcagtcattGTATCTCACATTTTCACCTAAGGTTGATTGTTGTGCATTTTGCACTAGGACTACTTGTGTATTTTTTGGTGTCTTACAAAGTAAATAATTTGATGATTTCAGAGATCTGGCGGTTGGCGCAGCAGGTGAAAGTTAGGCAAAGGTTGGGCCATGTTTGCATAACCTACTCTATTCGCTTCTTTGGTAGTTATACATAATATCTTTACTGGGAACATAAACTTATTTGTCTATCTTGATTTCTTACTATAGTTGGCCCTTGGCAGGCTTTCCTTCTACGTGTCGTAGCTTAGATGTTCAAAAAACACatcatataatatttttgtttgttaCCTGAAAGTAAGCACATGCAGATGTTGAGTGTTCCTGTTCTTCCCCTCATCCTTTCGTCTTCTTTGCTAATGTTTCTACTCCATGTACCCTTGTCAAAAGCTAACATCTTTAAGAGAAAAATGAACCTATCAATAGAATTCGTTGTTCCCCTATGGCTCATTCACGTCTCACCGTATGAGTGTTTTAATTGAAAGTACAGGATTACTGTAAAAATAACATTTAATGCATTTCTACAAACGAAGTTCTCACATAACTAGCTTATGATATGCTGTCACTAGACTTTTCTGCCATTAACGCAGGATTCTTATTGTCTTAAATTGTTGTTATTTCAGAGTTATAGCTACGGCAGTCACTTACTTCAGGCGTGTGTATACAAGGTATGCTTCTCTATTTAAGAAGGATGCACCGCATATGTATTTCTGTTTCTATGCATTGTGGAGGTATCACTATTGAATCTGACTGCTGATTTAACTACTTAGAGGAAGGAAACACAGTTTTATTCTCAAGAATGAAAGGTGATGTACTTCCAGGAAATAAGATAGCTCATTCTTGAGATTGTAAGATGGTCAACTTATTGGGAATTAGGAACTATAATATAATATTGTGATTGTAAGATTTAGATAATGTTTCCCAATTTATTTAACATTCCTTCTAGTATGGTAATGCTCACCTCTCAACATTCTAAACTTAAAGTAGGAAAATGATGCTTTGAAACCTAACCTTCTGCTCTCAAAAGCTGCACACGattcatattttatcatttgttTCTATATATTCTCCTGAAGAATGTTCAATTCTTTGTTCTAGTGGGACCTTGAGTTTTGTGAATATGTATGTACATTTTGTAGCAAGAACTTAGTTCTAACACAGAATCTGTCACCAGAAAGAGCATGACAGAGTATGATCCTCGCTTGGTTGCACCTACTTGTTTGTATTTGGCATCAAAGGTGGAGGAGAGCACAGTGCAAGCAAGGCTTCTTGTCTTTTACATAAAAAAGATGTGTGGTATGTCTTATTACCATATTTATGGACATATTTACATGAAAAAACTGCATCAAACAACTGTTCTCTCTCTTCAAAGTACAGGTTCCGATGATAAGTATCGGTTTGAAATTAAGGATATTCTTGAAATGGAAATGAAACTCCTGGAAGCACTTGACTATTATTTGGTTGTTTACCATCCATATCGTCCTCTCTTACAGTAAGATTCTATTTTCCGTGTCATCACTGGTGTTTTCATGGAACATGCCTTTTTCcatatcttcctagctttcAGCTCTTTGTTCTAGTGGAActtcaagttgatggatgtCCTTTTCTGCAGGTTATTGCATGATGCTGGCATAACAGATCTGACACAATTTGCCTGGTAAGCACTGCTTTTATGAACAACAGGATTCGGTGTCAACAATTAAGGAATAAATGCTTTTATTCTGCATAGGACTTTCAGGCCTTCATGAATTCAGTTGCAATGTCCTTCTGTTCTTTCTGTGAAAGCTATTTGGAACATTCTATGTTATTGAAGCTGAAGCCCAGTTTCTTGGATGTTTTTGGTGGTTGAAGTTTAGacctttttgaaaaaatttatcACGAGTAATGTTAGTCTCAGACTAAGAGAACTACCTGCATTCCTTGCAGGATTTGTTGACATATATTTTGGGTGAAGTAAGAGTGTTTACATTTGGTATGGAATACCGTTGGAAGCAAATACACATGTGTGTcagagttttctttcttttcctttctaatTTTAGTGTGATACAGCACAACaacataaattgatttcttctaGAATGTCTAGCATTAATTTTAGTGTGATTTCTTATTATGGGTGTGTATGCTCAGTCTTTAGCTCAATATATTGTTACTTGCAGGGGCCTTGTTAACGATACTTACAAGATGGATCTTATTCTCATATACCCACCCTATATGATTGCACTTGCTTGCATATACATTGCAAGCGTCCTTAAAGATAAAGACACCACTTCGTGGTTTGAAGAACTCCGTGTTGACATGAATATTGTAAGTGTGTCCATTTATCATTTCCCATCGATTGATTCTATCTCACTTTCCTAACCCATTTTTTTTACTTACAATACTCAGGTGAAGAATATCTCAATGGAAATTCTGGACTTCTACGACACCTACAAGATTGATCCTCAAAGgggcctccctgaggataagATAAGCCCAGTGATGAACAAGTTGCCGGCAAAGGCTTAATGCATACTTGGCACCTATTTGAAACTATCTCTAACAACCTCACACGACCGACAAATTTGAAGGCATAATATTGGGTGTGCGCAGTTTGACAGTCCTAATTTGTTCTAACAATGAAGGCTCCCAGCCCCACATGGTAGGGATGGTTTGTATGTGCCTAGTAACAGTCTCTTGTACTTAACATTGTGGGTTTCTTGTCATACAGAACTCCATTGGAATTGTTTGTCTGCTGGTTGAGGGAATTTCAAGTTAGTTATGATGTATCTTTTAATCATTTTGTAACTCAAAACTCATTTGTTATTGAGGCCTCAAGCCCTGTCATCTGAACCACGGTTAGCCTTGCATCGCCAGCGCCTACGACGTGTACCTGCCTGGAGCCTGGGGCAGCAGAGGCGTGGGCAGGCGGCTACACGCCAGAGGCGTCGGCTCATGTTGCCAGTATCACGGCCGGCAGCGGCAAAGTGACACTAGCTTAGCGGCCTCAGCCGTTGTACACAAGACCTGGCAGCCCCAGCGGCCAGAACGCATCGTCAGCGTGGTAGCCAAATCTTGCGCGATGCCAGGAAAGGCACAGGGAGCACCAAACAAAAGTATTCATAAACGCTAATTTTAATGCCATTTCAACTTGAAGCAAATCTCAGTTGCACTAATCAACTAGGGCCAATAGCCTGATACAATACAACACACCATAACATTCTGAAGCTGAGGCAACAAGAGAGTAGACTCAAATTCAATCCATTGGTGGCGGAGGCCATCTTAGTTGTCGCAATCGGCTGATGACCAGAGGTTCCATTGACGCAGCCAATCGACCTGTATTGGATGACGATGAAGTTCAGCTGATCGACCAGAAAATGACTACAAGCTATCAGATAGGTAAAGGAATTCACCTTAACTACCAGAGTTAGGAAGGTAAATACGGTGGAAATTGTTTGCTCTCAGGCTCCTCCTGCAAGTTGGACATTTCTTCTGAACCTTGATGGCTTGCTTGATGCACCCCGCACAGAAGATATGGCCACAAATTGTCGTGGAAGGCTCATCCAAATTGTTCCAACATACTGGGCAGGTAAAAATTGGTTCCTTGGGAGCCTCTTTAGCAGGCTCTTTGCCAGTTTGCACTACATTATTTGACTGTCAAATAGAAATTGGTAGTCAGAGTTAAGTGCAAAGTGCAAGCTAATAACAATTGAATGCAAGAATCAAATATATCAGCCAGCCTTTTCTGCTGAAATTCTGGAAATATACTCTAGCATATGGAATGATGTCTTGCAAGAAATTTGGTTTGTCAAAGAAGAATATTAACTGTCAGCAGCTATCAAGAGCAATCTGAACAGATCCATATCACATATCATAAATATGTAAGCATGTGTGTTTTGAGACGTGGATTGGCCAAGGAAAATGTTTTGAATTTAAAACAACTGTTACTGAAACAACTACATAATTCACTACTCTATCAGAACGCTGGAAGTGTAAGTTAGGACAGAGCATAAACAGGAAACCAGTTACCATTTAAATAGCTGAAAAGTAAACAGTAGTAAATCTGCAATCAACCTGGCTTTAAAGCTGAAAAAGTTTGATCCCTTCAAAACTAGTATAAAATTAACTACCTGCATGCTGGAACCTTCTCCCCTATCTGGAGAGAGGCGATGTACTACAGGTACAACCCTCTGACGCTTGTAACCTGTGGAGAAGACacagatgcatcatcatcacaaacCACCAATGATTGAATAAATGATTACAGATAGGAGTCTTAAATCACAAGGGACATTTGGAATTGGTTATGTATCGATAAACATTTTTCATGTAGGCTATCCAGGTTCAATTTTGACATATGTGCAATATCATCCAAGCCACTAGAATCAGAAACCAGAAAATGAAAACTGTAAGTAACTTTCAGCATAGCCTATAGATGTGTCACCACTATTGAAATATCTGATGTCCTCATATAGTCTACTCAGAGATACACTCATCTTACTGGCACACTGTAGGCATTAACCTCAAATTGTCGGTGTTGTTGATGAACATACAGTTTTTTGAAGAATCTAACTGAACCTTTGATATTACACTGATGAACAAATACAATCCCTGCTGTATTTCTGTATGTTAAAAGTTAAGATCAAATCTACAAAGCGCAGTGATATGCAAGTAATAAACTAACCTTCCCGGCTAGCATCTACCTCCAAGTCAACCACTGTTACAGGTTGCCTCCTGGTCCTCTTGTTCCTCCTCTGCAGAATACAAGATGATTCAATATAAGTGCTAGCCAATGATGTATGGTATTAGCATAATGATCAATCAAATTATCATTTAGCAGGAaaagcaagcatgacaaagaCCCGCAATGAGCAAAGGGTTCAATAGGCCCTAGTAAAAGGGATGCTGTATGCTCCTTAAACATCGCAATTTACTGAATGACATAACATTAGCAGTACACACAACGTTTTTGGAAAGTGAAGTAGTAGTTCTTTCAATCCAAGACAACGAAAATCATCATACTTGAGGGGGCACTCGCGAGGGCGATACTGCCTGCACTTCATCTTCTATGGCATCCACATCAATAGGTGAGGTGCATGCGCCAGCAACAGCAGTCGGTACTCCACGACGGCTCCCCACTGATGGGGAGATTGCCTCCAAGTTCACAACCACTTTATCAGCAGACCCATCTTGTGACTGTCTCCTCGGGGTACGCCTTGTGCCACTGACTGTACTCATGCTATCTTTGATGCCGATACTCACCTCAGCTCCGCAAAGAACCTGAAATTCACGGGGATGTGGCTCAGTAATTCTCTAGCTACTTCTCTACAATTCTTTGGTTCACAACAAGACTGGGACACAAACCTAGCAAACAACAAACAGCCAAGAAACCCTAACAATCGTAAAAGGGGAAAGTTGGAGGGTCATACGCACGCTAATGGCAAAAACTGAAGAACAAGGTCAAGATTACAACACGAACACGCGCCCAAATCCCCTTTCCCAGCAAAGATCTACCGAATCAACAAACCCCAGCATGGGAAACCCTCCCAAGAAATGAGCGAATTCGACCAAGAATCGGGGAATCCGCGGCGCGATGATCGAATCAATAACTCCTCCATCCCCCCGCGATTGCTTCGCCGAATCAACAGCGATAGCCAAATAATTCCAAACGACCCGAATTAAATACAGATCGCACGCATGGGGAGAGACGAAGAATTTGCACCTACTCGTCGCCGAATCTAACCCGACTCGACCGAACGTAGGACtcgaggaggggaggaggcaaCCGCGCCCACGCGGATTTCGTTTCCCATTCTAGTCCTCCTGTTTAAAAGGATCAAAAGGAAAGAGGAAAAGGGTGCGCTCCTTTCTTCATCTGGGCCCCACACGTCAGAGTCCATGTGATTCGAGTACGTAAGAGATAGAAACGAAACAATCTCCGATGGAATTTCGCAAGAAACAGTCCACGTGATTTGACAGGCTTGCCCAGAGGGAATCACATATTAAAACGACATAAGACCGACTctaaaaggattttttttttctttcagcgTTTTAacggattttttttatagtttttatcACAAATAGATTTTTAAAGTTATTCTTTTTAAGATGGTATTATTTCTCATTTCACTTCGCAATTCCTCTCGAAGTAAAACTAttggagatgaaagaaaataaatgaaatgagAATAGGGAAGGGAATCGAAAAGTGAATGAAATGAAGtaaatatggttgaagatgatctaagCAAGCACCAAATCATAGAAATAAATGCGTAAATCTGTGAGGCAGAAATCTGATAGCGCGAACAAAACTTTCATTTATGTATGAAATTGTGCTCCTAAACACTGAAGTAAAgatggatgatttttttttaagggaaacCATGGTGGGGTTTGCCcacaaaaagggaaaaagtGTGCATGGGTACAACGGCAGTATCTAAGgagacaaaaaaacaaaaacaagaaaatagtagaagaaaaagaagcctTAGCTGATTACATCTGCAATGTTTGTACATCAATACATAGCTAGTTCAATATTCACCAAGGAGGGGGCTCGGGAAATTCAAAGTCAAAGGTGGTCGGCAAGAAGTCACATAGTGTCCTATGGACCTGTATTGATGTCGTCAAAGATCATACGGTTCAATCGCTTCTAGGCAATTCACAATAGTAGGAGGATAAAGGTGTTGCGTATGGGCATCTGCAGGTGGTCAAAGGTTGCAAACATCAACGAGCAGAAGGCGTCCACTACATCTAGTTGTCCAGTCCTCGGAACGATGCAACTCCAGATGTTGGCGATCCCGCTGCAGGCTACAAAGAGGTGATCGATAGTTTCTAGTGTTGAGGGATAGAATGGGTAGCCGGTGCTTGGAATGACACCAACCGAGTAAAGGAAGGCTCTGGTCATGGTGTTCCCATGTCGAAGAACCCAAAAGACGATTTGGACTTTCTTTGAGGTAAAGTTTTCCCAGTTGTGTTCCTAAAGCCACACATCCTGTTCGGGGAGGGGCAGGGGGATCATCTTGTAAGCCAACGCAGTTTGGAACCCCGGTATATTGATGCCCTTCATCCACCGAATGTCTGGGGTGTCTCTTAGGGAAAGAGATGGCAGGTTATCAGACAACATGTCAAGTTCTACTCAGGCAGTAGGTGTGAGGTGTGTTTGGAGCTCAAGATTGAGGGAGCCATGTGCCAAAGCATTAGATACCaagtgtagcatctaggcccctaggtaagaggtaagagtttcggtgattaatgacaatcgtatcattgtgactaacgtatATGCTTTGAACagtataaaagaaaaagaaaaacttatttgacaatgatgtcttgatactcttgcccgttaaagagcttatatggacgatcaaaggatcGGTacatgaaggataaggatcttctagttctaagtgtcacaaggagatgaaggacacttagagtagtatatgttctatttctttttagtcttttgaccgtactataaagaggggttaagagttgtagcttgatctaggtgagtctagacatagtcgatgcacacttgtgactttatATTGCTAGGTTGGCCATAAAAGCTTTTGGTTCAGtatccaagaagttagaactcaagacgGCTTTGAAATAGATACATTCAGCGaaaattcaactcaccggatgatcctctgtataaaGAGTGATTTCACTGGagcaaattcctaagagttctgacttgaaaatttgttgaagaccacgccggatagtccggcgttcgagtggtgagatcACCGGAGAAATATTCGCAGTGAAGTCTCGGATTGAGTCTACataccggatggttcggcgtaACAAAGagtaatcaccggatgattttatacagagaggttgcaaactatcatctggtcggtttcaatgcgccggatggtccggcgtagaatagagtaatcaccggatgaatttacacagagaggttgcaaactatcatctggcccgtttcaatgcgccggatgatccggcgtaaGTCCTGATTAAACGCCGgagctttaacggctaatggaacagttaacggctattttgtcaggaGTATTATCACaggatattccgatgtgaagtgagttatccacaccggaacttccggcgttaagaaaaattctgggttgttaggcaacggctaattcttgatccttagcctaaaaatacccacccatttggacctctcagtatctcttgcgaccctgtagcagctcgtacacttggtgtgtcatttagaagcaagagagagcacttgtgtcaattctaagttcttagttgaagattagggACTTCTttaagtgcttgaagagtaacaagtgtgcatctagctgttgtctaggcttggtctttgtcaagtgaagcttgaggcttgttactcttggtggttggcaacacctagatggtcttggtgatcggaggttttctcggtgagctcttggaggacttgtgggagccccgggaagagatgatgtacttggtttgatgcccgccaatccggagatggag is a genomic window of Phragmites australis chromosome 17, lpPhrAust1.1, whole genome shotgun sequence containing:
- the LOC133896824 gene encoding uncharacterized protein LOC133896824, producing MSTVSGTRRTPRRQSQDGSADKVVVNLEAISPSVGSRRGVPTAVAGACTSPIDVDAIEDEVQAVSPSRVPPQRRNKRTRRQPVTVVDLEVDASREGYKRQRVVPVVHRLSPDRGEGSSMQSNNVVQTGKEPAKEAPKEPIFTCPVCWNNLDEPSTTICGHIFCAGCIKQAIKVQKKCPTCRRSLRANNFHRIYLPNSGS
- the LOC133896823 gene encoding cyclin-C1-1-like — protein: MAANFWTSSHYKQLRDPEDVDVVPAADRERGITPEEFRLVKIHMSFQIWRLAQQVKVRQRVIATAVTYFRRVYTRKSMTEYDPRLVAPTCLYLASKVEESTVQARLLVFYIKKMCGSDDKYRFEIKDILEMEMKLLEALDYYLVVYHPYRPLLQLLHDAGITDLTQFAWGLVNDTYKMDLILIYPPYMIALACIYIASVLKDKDTTSWFEELRVDMNIVKNISMEILDFYDTYKIDPQRGLPEDKISPVMNKLPAKA